One window of the Manihot esculenta cultivar AM560-2 chromosome 14, M.esculenta_v8, whole genome shotgun sequence genome contains the following:
- the LOC110630732 gene encoding zinc finger CCCH domain-containing protein 39, whose amino-acid sequence MSYSDSRSPFMSTQLSYQSGSDAIGIWPQFSLNNAEQFDSLSQFEQLQPPYKRPRNCEDSSSLSVNSKMPLPNNLPVNKGTTNIFFKTRMCAKFRTGNCKNGENCNFAHGMQDLRQPPPNWQELVGVGARGEEDRSAGNWDDDQRIIHKMKLCKKFYNGEECPYGDRCNFLHEDPSKFRDDVGRFRESSAISIGTTGQPMVPGTGGLNATEVNKPVNNTGSDAYRANMKPVYWKTKLCTKWETTGQCPFGEKCHFAHGQAELQVPGGRAEGEPGNAGSILAKPPPILANNVSPMMTASVPNVIEEGQSKKCLFKWKGPKKINRIYGDWLDDLPLVQNLPNQVES is encoded by the exons ATGAGTTACTCCGACTCTCGATCTCCTTTTATGTCAACACAGCTCTCGTATCAATCCGGCAGTGATGCCATTGGCATCTGGCCTCAATTCTCTTTAAACAACGCTGAGCAATTTGACTCGCTTTCACAATTTGAACAACTTCAACCCCCTTACAAAAGACCAAGAAACTGTGAGGACAGCAGCAGCCTATCTGTGAATTCTAAGATGCCCCTGCCAAACAACCTCCCAGTCAATAAGGGGACAACAAACATTTTTTTTAAGACCAGAATGTGTGCAAAATTTAGGACTGGTAATTGTAAGAATGGTGAAAATTGCAATTTTGCTCATGGTATGCAAGATTTGAGACAGCCCCCACCCAATTGGCAAGAGCTTGTAGGTGTGGGTGCACGTGGTGAAGAGGATAGATCAGCAGGGAACTGGGATGATGATCAGAGAATAATTCACAAAATGAAACTATGCAAGAAGTTTTATAATGGAGAGGAGTGTCCTTATGGGGATAGGTGTAATTTTCTTCATGAGGATCCATCAAAATTTAGGGATGATGTAGGGAGGTTTAGGGAGAGTTCTGCAATAAGTATTGGGACTACTGGGCAGCCAATGGTACCAGGAACTGGTGGGTTGAATGCTACTGAAGTCAACAAGCCTGTCAATAACACTGGTTCAGATGCTTATCGAGCGAATATGAAACCTGTGTATTGGAAGACAAAGCTGTGCACCAAATGGGAAACTACAGGTCAATGCCCCTTTGGTGAGAAATGTCACTTTGCTCATGGACAAGCAG AGTTACAAGTTCCTGGTGGACGTGCCGAAGGAGAACCAGGGAATGCAGGTTCCATTTTGGCCAAACCACCACCAATTCTTGCTAATAATGTATCTCCGATGATGACTGCAAGTGTGCCTAATGTCATTGAAGAAGGGCAGAGTAAGAAATGCTTGTTTAAGTGGAAAGGACCCAAGAAAATAAATCGTATCTATGGCGACTGGCTCGATGATCTTCCATTGGTACAGAACTTGCCAAACCAAGTTGAGAGTTGA
- the LOC110630709 gene encoding zinc finger Ran-binding domain-containing protein 2: MSWSGGDWMCSACQYMNFRNREACQHCGYPKCQGPDPAEWTRILPGDWYCTAHNCRAHNYASRPSCYKCGAHKNPYASGCQSSTHYGSEVTFPPGWKSGDWICLRMGCGGHNYASRTECFRCKAPKDFGGTIE; this comes from the exons ATGAGCTGGTCAGGAGGAGACTGGATGTGCTCTGCATGCCAATACATGAATTTTAGAAACCGAGAAGCATGCCAACACTGTGGATACCCAAAGTGTCAAGGCCCCGATCCAGCAGAGTGGACAAGGATCCTGCCTGGAGACTGGTATTGCACTGCCCACAACTGCAGAGCTCACAACTATGCCAGCAGGCCAAGCTGCTACAAATGCGGTGCACACAAAAACCCTTATGCCTCCGGGTGCCAAAGCAGCACTCACTATGGATCAGAAGTCACTTTTCCTCCTGGATGGAAGTCCGGCGATTGGATTTGCCTTAG AATGGGATGTGGGGGACATAATTATGCTAGTAGGACTGAATGTTTCAGATGCAAGGCACCCAAGGATTTTG GTGGTACGATTGAGTGA
- the LOC110600644 gene encoding early nodulin-93 isoform X2: MAKSVAAQSTLVDERDSSAAASPSLDQKQAIAKRCSHEAVLAGAKAAAVATVATAIPTLASVRMVPWARANINPTGQALIVSTVAGAAYFVVADKTVLATARRNSFNDQSNIE, encoded by the exons ATGGCCAAGAGTGTGGCTGCACAGTCTACTTTAGTTGATGAAAGAGATAGCTCAGCTGCAGCTTCACCTTCTCTTGACCAAAAGCAAGCCATAGCAAAGCGTTGCTCTCATG AAGCTGTATTGGCTGGAGCTAAAGCCGCTGCTGTTGCTACCGTTGCAACTGCCATTCCAACT CTGGCAAGTGTGAGGATGGTGCCTTGGGCAAGAGCCAATATCAATCCCACTGGTCAAGCCCTCATCGTATCAACAG TGGCTGGAGCAGCATATTTCGTAGTTGCTGATAAGACAGTTCTAGCCACAGCTCGAAGAAACTCCTTCAACGATCAGTCTAACATCGAGTAG
- the LOC110600387 gene encoding early nodulin-93, whose translation MAKNVAQAQAQSPLEKNSLASLDQKLAMAKRCSHEGVLAGAKAAAVATVATAIPTLASARMLPWAKAHLNHTAQALIISTVAGAAYFIVADKTVLATARRNSFNKNSNIDA comes from the exons ATGGCCAAGAATGTAGCTCAGGCTCAGGCTCAGTCCCCTCTTGAGAAAAATAGCTTGGCTTCATTAGACCAAAAGCTGGCCATGGCAAAGCGTTGCTCTCATG AAGGTGTACTTGCTGGAGCTAAAGCAGCTGCTGTTGCTACCGTTGCCACTGCCATTCCAACT CTGGCTAGTGCAAGAATGCTGCCTTGGGCAAAAGCCCATCTCAACCACACTGCTCAAGCTCTCATAATCTCTACAG TTGCTGGAGCAGCATATTTTATAGTTGCTGACAAGACTGTCCTGGCTACTGCAAGAAGGAACTCCTTCAACAAGAATTCTAACATTGATGCGTGA
- the LOC110600326 gene encoding uncharacterized RNA-binding protein C17H9.04c, which produces MSWAGGDWMCPACQHINFKKREACQHCSYPKYGGPDPTTFIYKRPGDWYCTTMNCGSHNYASRSSCYRCGAMKNDYGGGYGGDNMYGSDGSIPPGWKTGDWICSRVGCGEHNYASRTECYKCKTSREYGGI; this is translated from the exons ATGAGCTGGGCAGGAGGAGACTGGATGTGCCCTGCATGCCAACACATAAATTTCAAGAAAAGGGAAGCCTGTCAACACTGCAGCTATCCCAAGTATGGTGGCCCTGATCCAACCACATTCATATACAAGAGACCTGGTGACTGGTACTGCACTACCATGAACTGTGGATCCCATAATTATGCGAGCAGGTCAAGCTGCTACAGATGTGGTGCAATGAAGAATGATTATGGTGGTGGGTATGGAGGAGACAACATGTACGGATCAGATGGCAGTATTCCTCCTGGATGGAAAACTGGTGATTGGATTTGCAGCAG AGTGGGATGTGGAGAGCATAATTATGCTAGCAGAACTGAATGTTACAAATGCAAAACATCAAGGGAATATG GTGGAATTTAA
- the LOC110631240 gene encoding protein kinase PINOID 2 → MFAMAAIPPRDESDYDSSSSSITVPESSRSWMSNLSFGSRRSSVSITSSLPESSFSFSHKPHKANQAAWEAIKRLQISSGRVGLDHFRLLRRLGSGDLGNVYLCQIRNPVVGLPQCFYAMKVVDKEALAIRNKLQRAEMEKEILGMLDHPFLPTLYAEFEASHYSCLVMEYCPGGDLYAARQRQAGRRFTVSSAKFYAAETLLALEYLHMMGIVYRDLKPENVLVREDGHIMLSDFDLCLKCDVVPKLLKSNKPVLESIDHHDYETCFTPSCATPIHPVLSCFSASIKRKKASRVTTITERVDGDHDQEHQELDPELVAEPINARSKSFVGTHEYLAPEVISGQGHGSAVDWWTLGVFLYEMLYGRTPFKGENNERTLINILKQPLTFPRIAVSSSKEFEEMVKAQDLISKLLVKNPKKRIGSLKGSVEIKRHEFFKGVNWALIRSVRPPEVPSDSCKIRSRAHIPKLSKQEREAPYQIPHHFDYF, encoded by the exons ATGTTCGCCATGGCAGCCATACCACCCAGAGATGAATCTGACTACGACAGTAGCTCTTCCTCAATAACCGTACCTGAATCTAGCCGAAGCTGGATGAGTAACCTAAGCTTCGGTAGTCGACGGAGCTCTGTCTCCATCACTTCTTCTTTACCTGAATCTTCATTCTCATTTTCCCACAAGCCACACAAGGCCAACCAAGCCGCATGGGAGGCCATTAAGCGGCTACAAATCTCCAGTGGCCGTGTTGGTCTCGATCATTTTCGTCTCCTTCGCCGGTTAGGGAGTGGAGATTTAGGGAATGTTTATCTTTGTCAGATAAGAAACCCTGTGGTGGGTTTGCCTCAGTGCTTTTATGCCATGAAAGTGGTGGATAAAGAAGCACTTGCTATAAGGAATAAGTTGCAGAGAGCTGAAATGGAGAAGGAGATTCTGGGCATGCTTGATCACCCTTTTTTGCCTACTCTGTACGCAGAGTTTGAAGCTTCTCATTACTCTTGCTTGGTTATGGAGTACTGCCCCGGTGGAGACTTGTATGCTGCTAGGCAACGCCAGGCAGGCCGGCGCTTCACCGTTTCATCTGCTAA GTTTTATGCAGCTGAGACTCTCTTAGCCCTAGAGTATCTCCACATGATGGGAATTGTTTACAGAGATCTTAAGCCAGAAAATGTGCTAGTAAGAGAAGATGGTCACATAATGCTTTCAGATTTCGATCTTTGTCTCAAATGCGATGTCGTTCCAAAGCTTCTAAAGTCTAATAAACCTGTCTTGGAATCCATTGATCATCACGACTATGAAACTTGTTTTACACCGTCTTGTGCCACACCCATACATCCTGTGCTTTCTTGTTTCTCAGCCTCCATCAAGAGAAAGAAAGCATCTAGAGTTACAACAATTACAGAACGAGTTGACGGCGATCATGATCAAGAACATCAAGAACTTGACCCAGAATTGGTGGCTGAACCCATCAATGCTCGATCCAAGTCCTTCGTTGGCACCCACGAATACTTAGCACCGGAGGTGATCTCAGGGCAAGGCCATGGGAGTGCAGTGGACTGGTGGACACTAGGGGTGTTCTTGTACGAGATGTTATATGGAAGAACACCTTTCAAAGGTGAAAACAATGAGAGAACCTTAATAAACATCCTTAAACAGCCCTTAACTTTTCCAAGAATTGCAGTTAGCAGTAGCAAAGAGTTTGAAGAAATGGTTAAAGCCCAAGATCTTATAAGCAAACTTCTAGTGAAGAATCCCAAGAAGAGAATTGGCAGCTTAAAGGGCTCTGTTGAAATCAAGAGGCATGAATTCTTCAAAGGAGTGAATTGGGCTTTGATTAGATCAGTTAGGCCACCTGAAGTCCCAAGTGATTCTTGCAAGATTAGAAGTAGAGCTCACATACCAAAGTTAAGCAAGCAAGAAAGAGAAGCACCATATCAGATCCCACATCATTTCGATTACTTCTAA
- the LOC110600644 gene encoding early nodulin-93 isoform X1, protein MAKSVAAQSTLVDERDSSAAASPSLDQKQAIAKRCSHGVPLIFFFNYVVSNCCELLIVLCCNGLTEAVLAGAKAAAVATVATAIPTLASVRMVPWARANINPTGQALIVSTVAGAAYFVVADKTVLATARRNSFNDQSNIE, encoded by the exons ATGGCCAAGAGTGTGGCTGCACAGTCTACTTTAGTTGATGAAAGAGATAGCTCAGCTGCAGCTTCACCTTCTCTTGACCAAAAGCAAGCCATAGCAAAGCGTTGCTCTCATGGTGTGccattaatatttttctttaattatgtaGTAAGTAATTGCTGTGAGCTCTTGATTGTTTTATGTTGTAATGGATTAACAGAAGCTGTATTGGCTGGAGCTAAAGCCGCTGCTGTTGCTACCGTTGCAACTGCCATTCCAACT CTGGCAAGTGTGAGGATGGTGCCTTGGGCAAGAGCCAATATCAATCCCACTGGTCAAGCCCTCATCGTATCAACAG TGGCTGGAGCAGCATATTTCGTAGTTGCTGATAAGACAGTTCTAGCCACAGCTCGAAGAAACTCCTTCAACGATCAGTCTAACATCGAGTAG